The nucleotide sequence ATTTCCCTCTATATCCAAGGCAATTGGTTGGCATATGAATTTCCTacttttcaatgaaaaatcTGCAAGGTTGAGCTTGCCAGATATATTCAACTTAGACACGATGACATGGAAAACAGACTTGAAGCAGACCGAACCCTATTGGAACACGTGGTTCAATGGGTTGTCCAACAACTTCTTAAACTTTCCCAAAGCGAAGCTACTTATATTGGCGGCCCATGAGACCTTGGACAAAGAGCTTATTATAGGACAGATGCAAGGCAAATATGAGCTAGTTGTGTTCAACAATAGTCAAAAAAGCGGCCATTTTGTCCACGAGGATTTGCCAAAACACGTTGCTATTCGTGTTGAGGAGTTTATATGTAAGGTGTATGCCCCTGAAAGGTATATGAGGGATCATCTCGGAGTTACACCAAAGTGGGGAGGGAAGGTTACATAAACGTATATTAATCTACGCTAACGTTGCTACGTCTGACTTCTTCGCGCctcttgttgatttgttcaacaacttcatcaatctttttacTAGCATAGGGAAATCTTGGGTTGATTAAAAATGGTCTCAAGTCGAATCTATTATCATCAGGAGAGTACTGCTCGGCATGGTAAGCAGGAGTCATGGTCGTCATTTTGTGTCTGTTGACGGCGTAGAAGAACCAGAACCTCTTTATCTTCTCTGCGACCTGCTCCGCTGTTAAATTGTACGGTGGTTGAGACCATTCGTGGTACAATTTAATAAACATGGCTAAGGGCCCACACTTGTCCACTTTTCTCAATGTTCCAAAGCGTGACAATTCATCGTACGTCATTCCCATGTCAACCTCATCACTTTGAACGTAGTCTTTTGTAATTGGCTCTAATTCAGCAGTGGGAGTGGCAGTTATAAAGTCATGCAATATAGGcaaatcaaactttttttCAGCCCAAGCAATAAATCTTTTCAAGTCTGTTTTCGAAATTCCTCCAATAGGATTGACATCGGCAGATGAGCAGTCATATTTGGTCAAGTAGCCACGAAGgcattcatcaacattaGCACTACCCAACACCAACAAGCCGGGAACCGAAAGCCTCCGGGTCCATGGTAACAACTGTGCAAACAAGTAGCTCAAAACCATACGCAATCTTGCTTGTATGTTTTGCAAGGCCAAATTTTCCGTTTGAGATCCGCCAAATATTTTAAACATTGGCTTTTTACCAGTAGCAACTTCAAACAAGGAAACAACAGCTGTGACGAGATTATCCATGTTCAAATCCACATGATAAGATCCAATCTTTTCAGCTAACTCTTTTGCTCTTGATCTAGTctctgatgatgaattttccGTGCCCATAAATGAAGTGCAAAAGATTTTCTTTGCCAATTCTTGAGGAGTTTTTGGAGTGAAGCTTGGATCGCGAGTAAGACTTCTAACATCGGCTAAAACTTGTTCATTGTTTGACTTTACCACTAATCTGCACATCAGATGAACAATTACTGCAGTTGCACAAGAATCAATCCCTCCACTCAAGGGAAGAAAATAGCCACCACATTTTGATCTCCTCAAATAGTCCCAAAGCCAGCAAGCAGGTCCGTAAGCAATTTCCTCTTCCGGGGAGTGATACTTGATCTTTTGTGGGCGTGTGGGGGACACATTTGGGTCATATACGTTCTCACTTGGTGAAAGCTCAACGTCTGCAAAAATAGCTTTGTATGGTTTTTCTTGGTCCACTGCTTGCATTCCAGCTGACTTCTGATTCCTATACGATCGAACATCATCAAGGTCTATTGTTGCACTAATGACCTCAACATCGTTTAGTGAAAATTGGGAAGCTTGAGCAAGCAATTGACCATTTACCACGATACAGGCACACCCATCATAGTATAATCTATCCCCATCACATCCCCTTTGATTTGCATACAAGTAAACCCCACCACACTTTTTTGTTGCATTGGTGATCAAATGCAATCTTGTGTCCAATTTTCTCAACTCGTGGTGTGACCCACTAGAGTTTGTGA is from Candida orthopsilosis Co 90-125, chromosome 1 draft sequence and encodes:
- a CDS encoding glutamine-dependent NAD synthetase, which produces MGHYVTLATCNLNQWALDFEGNRDRIIASIIEAKKQGAKLRVGPELEICGYGCLDHFDENDLYEHSWEVYAEIISNPVTHGILLDIGIPIIHKSIKYNCRIISYNGKILLIRPKLFLANNGNYREMRYFTPWNRPKYYEEHYLPRNITKATGQSKVTFGDCVIETFDTKLGCETCEELFTPDSPHIAMSLDGVEIFTNSSGSHHELRKLDTRLHLITNATKKCGGVYLYANQRGCDGDRLYYDGCACIVVNGQLLAQASQFSLNDVEVISATIDLDDVRSYRNQKSAGMQAVDQEKPYKAIFADVELSPSENVYDPNVSPTRPQKIKYHSPEEEIAYGPACWLWDYLRRSKCGGYFLPLSGGIDSCATAVIVHSMCRLVVKSNNEQVLADVRSLTRDPSFTPKTPQELAKKIFCTSFMGTENSSSETRSRAKELAEKIGSYHVDLNMDNLVTAVVSLFEVATGKKPMFKIFGGSQTENLALQNIQARLRMVLSYLFAQLLPWTRRLSVPGLLVLGSANVDECLRGYLTKYDCSSADVNPIGGISKTDLKRFIAWAEKKFDLPILHDFITATPTAELEPITKDYVQSDEVDMGMTYDELSRFGTLRKVDKCGPLAMFIKLYHEWSQPPYNLTAEQVAEKIKRFWFFYAVNRHKMTTMTPAYHAEQYSPDDNRFDLRPFLINPRFPYASKKIDEVVEQINKRREEVRRSNVSVD